In the genome of Paracoccus tegillarcae, one region contains:
- a CDS encoding AMP-binding protein — MSMYHEAPVSAGESRVAGPTDSPLRDETIAGLLQAAIAAYGDRDALIFREHGLRLSYAEFGQAVDRLATGLLDLGIGPGDRVGIWSPNRPEWVLTQFATARIGAILVNVNPAYRVGELEYALRHVGVRCLVLADRFKASDYLGMIRQVAPGLDSCRPGALMSERLPDLRIVIRMGDATDIPGILNFAKIAATPADPARLEPISSALRPDDAINIQFTSGTTGLPKGATLSHRNIVNNGHFVTQTMRFTHEDRLCIPVPLYHCFGMVMGVLGSVSKGAAMVFPGEGFDPEQVLKSVADESCTALYGVPTMFASMLDSDDFAKHDLRTLRTGIMAGAPCPIEIMKRVVERMNMDEVTIAYGMTETSPVSFQSHTDDPIDKRVTTVGRIHPHLEVKLTDDDGNTVPVGATGELCTRGYSVMKGYWNEPAKTADAIDDDGWMQTGDLATMDDQGFCNIVGRVKDMLIRGGENIYPREIEEYLFRHPSVQLVQVFGVPDVKYGEEVCAWIVLKPGADADEAEIRDFAKSLMAHYKVPRYVRFKPELPMTVTGKAQKFVMRDAMIEELDLKPAPTA, encoded by the coding sequence ATGAGCATGTATCACGAAGCGCCCGTCAGCGCCGGCGAAAGCCGTGTCGCCGGGCCGACAGACAGCCCGCTGCGCGACGAAACCATCGCCGGGTTGTTGCAAGCGGCGATCGCTGCGTATGGCGACCGCGATGCGCTGATCTTTCGCGAACACGGCTTGCGGCTGAGCTATGCCGAATTCGGTCAGGCGGTGGACCGACTGGCCACGGGTCTGCTGGATCTGGGCATCGGTCCGGGCGACAGGGTCGGCATCTGGTCACCCAACCGGCCCGAATGGGTGCTGACGCAATTCGCCACAGCCCGGATCGGCGCGATCCTGGTCAACGTCAATCCCGCCTATCGCGTGGGCGAATTGGAATACGCGCTGCGTCATGTGGGCGTGCGTTGTCTGGTTCTGGCAGATCGGTTCAAGGCCTCGGACTATCTGGGCATGATCCGGCAAGTCGCGCCCGGGTTGGACAGCTGTCGTCCCGGCGCGCTGATGTCTGAACGCCTGCCCGATCTGCGTATTGTCATTCGCATGGGGGACGCCACCGATATTCCAGGCATTCTGAACTTTGCAAAAATTGCCGCGACACCCGCCGATCCGGCCCGTCTTGAACCGATCAGCAGCGCCCTGCGCCCGGATGATGCGATCAATATCCAGTTCACCTCGGGCACCACGGGGCTGCCCAAGGGCGCGACACTCAGTCATCGCAACATCGTCAATAACGGCCATTTTGTTACCCAAACCATGCGTTTCACGCATGAGGACCGGTTGTGCATTCCGGTGCCGCTATATCACTGCTTTGGCATGGTGATGGGGGTGCTTGGCTCGGTTTCCAAAGGTGCGGCGATGGTGTTTCCTGGTGAGGGGTTCGACCCCGAGCAGGTGTTGAAATCCGTCGCAGACGAATCCTGCACCGCGCTTTACGGCGTACCGACGATGTTTGCCTCCATGCTGGATTCCGACGACTTTGCCAAACACGATCTAAGAACTCTGCGCACCGGCATCATGGCAGGCGCACCCTGCCCGATCGAGATCATGAAGCGCGTGGTCGAACGCATGAATATGGATGAGGTCACGATTGCCTATGGCATGACCGAAACCTCGCCGGTGTCATTCCAATCCCATACCGATGATCCGATCGACAAGCGCGTGACCACAGTCGGTCGCATTCACCCTCACCTTGAGGTCAAGCTGACCGATGATGATGGCAATACCGTTCCGGTCGGCGCGACAGGCGAACTGTGCACCCGCGGCTATTCGGTGATGAAGGGCTATTGGAACGAGCCCGCAAAGACCGCCGATGCCATTGACGATGACGGCTGGATGCAGACAGGCGATCTGGCGACGATGGATGATCAGGGTTTCTGCAACATCGTCGGGCGGGTCAAGGACATGCTGATCCGGGGCGGCGAAAATATCTATCCGCGCGAGATTGAGGAATATCTGTTCCGCCATCCCTCGGTGCAACTGGTGCAGGTATTCGGCGTACCCGATGTCAAATATGGCGAAGAAGTCTGCGCTTGGATCGTGCTGAAACCGGGCGCAGATGCGGATGAGGCTGAAATCAGGGATTTCGCCAAGTCTCTGATGGCGCATTACAAAGTCCCGCGCTACGTACGGTTCAAACCCGAATTGCCGATGACGGTGACCGGCAAGGCGCAGAAATTCGTCATGCGCGACGCGATGATCGAGGAACTCGATCTGAAACCCGCCCCGACAGCGTGA
- a CDS encoding cytochrome b/b6 domain-containing protein, translated as MDKRKLRHRLERTLHWVIAPGLVLVIGIGLYGDALPYAAGRDAAWTVTVYGLHKTAGLAMLYLAVGFALSMRPWRRRAAATGRISWAMPLGRAVFWGLLVGALVIPLTGPILHGMGPGWGYAPIWWPFGDRVPGVPERFATDPNLRALHIASWWLFAGLAITHVALACRRWLIQSQGATARRTIRWRMPAIAYRIAPVIGAGLWVVLAALVWGKN; from the coding sequence ATGGACAAGCGCAAGCTGCGTCACCGGTTAGAGCGGACCCTGCATTGGGTAATCGCGCCGGGGCTGGTGCTGGTCATCGGCATCGGCCTTTACGGCGACGCGCTGCCCTATGCGGCGGGGCGTGATGCTGCGTGGACCGTGACGGTTTACGGATTGCACAAGACCGCCGGACTGGCGATGCTGTATCTTGCCGTGGGTTTCGCACTGAGCATGAGGCCATGGCGGCGCAGGGCCGCTGCGACTGGCCGGATCAGTTGGGCAATGCCGCTTGGGCGTGCGGTATTCTGGGGGTTGCTTGTGGGTGCATTGGTCATTCCGCTGACGGGGCCGATCCTGCATGGAATGGGGCCAGGTTGGGGATACGCCCCGATCTGGTGGCCCTTTGGCGATCGCGTGCCGGGCGTTCCGGAAAGGTTCGCGACCGACCCCAATCTGCGCGCCCTTCACATTGCCAGTTGGTGGCTGTTTGCGGGGCTGGCGATTACCCATGTGGCCTTGGCCTGTCGGCGCTGGCTGATCCAATCCCAGGGAGCCACTGCGCGCCGGACGATCCGATGGCGGATGCCGGCCATTGCCTATCGGATCGCGCCTGTCATCGGGGCCGGTCTGTGGGTCGTGCTGGCGGCGTTGGTCTGGGGCAAGAATTAA
- the qhpR gene encoding AraC-like transcriptional regulator QhpR, with translation MDSPWIISEPLAAVEAITTGGGDTDCQSNSVMPLRVFVSSLERLAGNAADAAALWRAGEVMDLAHLGAIGCAMTAAPTLGAALRCFVNYFGTVQSASSLSMEQDGDMVALRYRVLDEDIWPRAADAQLTLGVICGTARRFAPDADRALIAQLEVAESAPARAITAHLERQVRGGMDNALFIPARLLDRTVRLVSDNPSAAHFRDAVQTLDQHQRNVRLKQPVSDRVIDLLLRRMGQDGADLGGDQDAIARAMGMSRRTLRRKLEAEGTSFHELNESCRRNVGRALLARSDLPMIEIALRLGYSDHTAFSRAFTRWFGVSPRELRKTEGSARSNAT, from the coding sequence ATGGACAGCCCCTGGATTATCTCGGAGCCCCTGGCCGCGGTCGAGGCGATCACCACCGGCGGTGGTGACACCGACTGCCAGTCCAACAGCGTGATGCCGCTGCGCGTCTTTGTTTCCAGTCTTGAACGGTTGGCGGGCAATGCCGCCGATGCGGCGGCGCTGTGGCGCGCGGGCGAGGTCATGGATCTGGCCCATCTGGGTGCGATTGGTTGCGCCATGACTGCCGCGCCGACACTCGGGGCCGCGCTGCGCTGTTTCGTCAACTATTTCGGCACTGTGCAATCGGCTTCTTCGCTGTCGATGGAGCAGGATGGGGACATGGTTGCCCTGCGCTACCGGGTGCTGGACGAAGATATCTGGCCCCGTGCAGCCGACGCCCAACTGACGCTTGGCGTGATTTGCGGAACAGCGCGGCGATTTGCGCCCGATGCAGACCGCGCGCTGATCGCGCAGTTGGAAGTTGCCGAAAGCGCGCCGGCACGGGCCATTACTGCCCATCTCGAGCGGCAAGTTCGCGGGGGCATGGACAATGCGTTGTTCATTCCCGCACGACTGCTGGATCGCACGGTCCGGTTGGTTTCCGATAATCCATCTGCGGCGCATTTTCGTGACGCGGTTCAAACGCTGGATCAGCACCAGCGCAACGTCCGGCTTAAACAGCCCGTCAGTGATCGGGTGATTGACCTGCTGCTGCGGCGGATGGGCCAGGACGGCGCAGATCTGGGCGGCGATCAGGACGCCATCGCCCGCGCAATGGGCATGTCGCGCCGGACCCTGCGCCGCAAGTTGGAGGCCGAGGGGACATCGTTTCACGAACTGAACGAAAGTTGCCGGCGCAATGTCGGGCGTGCTCTGTTGGCGCGCAGTGACCTGCCAATGATCGAGATCGCATTGCGGTTGGGTTACTCTGATCATACCGCGTTCTCGCGTGCCTTCACACGTTGGTTCGGCGTGTCGCCGCGCGAGTTGCGCAAGACCGAGGGATCGGCGCGCAGCAACGCCACCTGA
- a CDS encoding ABC transporter ATP-binding protein: protein MTLRERIAALMVRGLFGPAALSWLTPVLARALPGIALVLATSLTAALIALVPPWLTKLLIDQGLVAQDWHTVLRYAAMAFAVGLLILCGSVVNSLLHLRFSAQMLIDLRSRMLDAALHRRPDRPALTVGEGMARIDGDTAEIQRFAFDTVLAAASSVFRLVGGTVMLFVLDWRLALIPLMAAPINLGFLIWARPRTRERADQLRSNRGELSSYLAEGFAGLPTLRTLGAQPSRLTGFVPLQAQQVMLLLRQRRWSEFVSFVPQLTGALVRTAILLGGGWLVVSGQWQIGALIAFLSYVGMMTGPLQNLLGLYHAQAQAQVALARLTAIAEPDADERGGRAPSPGSGTLRLVQARAMASRHLPVDLTIHAGETVLIDGPSGIGKSTLIALAAGLVAPAPGARVFLDGEDVAGLDRQSLRRAVAVVPQAALLFRGTVADNLHLADPEASDDQMTAVLAMAGLSLTTDVAIDEAGRNLSGGERQRIALARALLLPFRVLVLDECLSEVDTPTARTILTVIRDRFPDRTIIVIAHAGPAREMAFDQVALLRADPSVLRNSRGDTPNQRVKARENAV from the coding sequence ATGACCCTGCGAGAGCGGATCGCCGCCCTGATGGTGCGCGGGCTGTTTGGTCCTGCGGCTCTGTCCTGGCTGACGCCCGTCCTTGCGCGTGCCTTGCCGGGCATTGCGCTGGTTCTGGCGACCTCGCTGACTGCGGCGCTGATTGCCCTGGTGCCGCCATGGCTGACCAAGTTGTTGATCGACCAGGGCCTTGTCGCGCAGGATTGGCATACCGTTCTGCGCTATGCCGCAATGGCCTTTGCGGTCGGTCTGCTGATCCTTTGCGGATCGGTCGTCAACAGCCTGCTGCATCTGCGATTTTCGGCACAGATGCTGATTGATCTGCGCTCAAGAATGCTGGACGCCGCGCTGCACCGTCGCCCCGACCGTCCCGCCCTGACCGTAGGTGAGGGAATGGCGCGCATCGACGGCGATACGGCCGAGATCCAGAGATTTGCCTTCGACACGGTCCTGGCCGCCGCTTCCTCGGTGTTCCGGCTGGTCGGTGGGACCGTGATGCTGTTCGTCCTGGATTGGCGGCTGGCGTTGATCCCGCTGATGGCAGCCCCGATCAATCTGGGCTTTCTGATCTGGGCGCGTCCCCGCACCCGCGAGCGCGCCGATCAGTTGCGCAGCAATCGCGGCGAACTTTCATCCTATCTGGCCGAGGGCTTTGCGGGGTTGCCAACACTGCGAACACTTGGCGCACAACCCTCGCGACTGACGGGATTTGTTCCGCTGCAAGCTCAACAGGTAATGCTTTTGTTGCGCCAGCGCCGCTGGTCTGAATTCGTCAGCTTCGTGCCGCAATTGACCGGCGCATTGGTGCGGACCGCCATTCTGCTGGGCGGCGGCTGGCTGGTGGTTTCCGGGCAATGGCAGATCGGCGCGTTGATCGCCTTTCTCAGCTATGTCGGCATGATGACGGGGCCATTGCAGAACCTGCTGGGCCTTTATCACGCGCAGGCGCAGGCGCAGGTGGCACTGGCGCGGCTGACCGCCATTGCAGAGCCTGATGCCGATGAACGCGGTGGTCGCGCGCCTTCGCCCGGTAGCGGCACATTGCGTCTGGTGCAGGCCCGCGCAATGGCAAGCCGCCATCTGCCCGTCGATCTGACCATCCATGCAGGCGAGACAGTGCTGATCGATGGCCCATCTGGCATTGGCAAATCGACGCTGATTGCGCTGGCCGCCGGGTTGGTCGCGCCCGCGCCCGGCGCGCGGGTCTTTCTGGACGGCGAAGATGTGGCCGGACTTGACCGCCAGTCGCTGCGCCGGGCGGTGGCTGTGGTTCCGCAGGCAGCCTTGCTGTTTCGCGGCACGGTCGCCGACAATTTGCACCTGGCCGATCCAGAAGCCAGCGACGATCAGATGACAGCCGTTCTGGCCATGGCCGGACTGTCCCTCACCACCGATGTCGCCATTGACGAGGCAGGCCGAAACCTGTCGGGGGGCGAGCGTCAGCGGATCGCACTGGCGCGCGCGCTGTTGCTGCCGTTCCGGGTGCTGGTGCTGGATGAATGCCTGTCCGAAGTCGACACCCCGACAGCACGCACCATTCTGACCGTCATCCGTGACCGATTTCCTGACCGCACGATCATCGTGATTGCCCATGCAGGGCCTGCACGAGAGATGGCCTTCGATCAGGTGGCGTTGCTGCGCGCCGATCCCTCGGTCTTGCGCAACTCGCGCGGCGACACGCCGAACCAACGTGTGAAGGCACGCGAGAACGCGGTATGA
- the qhpE gene encoding subtilisin-like serine protease QhpE translates to MAVVRRLTVGIVDSGGPPDTMADARAFFAEGCGPAMPDRLGHGTAVGAIIRRAAPDARLHHAQVFDDRPITSADRVARAIDWLSADCAVIVLSLGLASDRRVLRQACKAALARGCSLVAASPSRGGPCWPAAYPGVIAATGDARCGWPDLSLLPDGVIGAWCASPEHGGTGMGGASLAAARVAGHLAAGFAEAGSDPFQWLAKHARHIGPERRLAAVPAR, encoded by the coding sequence ATGGCTGTGGTGCGCAGGCTGACGGTCGGCATCGTCGACAGCGGCGGGCCGCCTGATACCATGGCTGATGCGCGGGCCTTTTTTGCCGAAGGTTGCGGGCCTGCAATGCCCGACCGTCTGGGGCACGGCACGGCTGTTGGGGCCATCATTCGCCGCGCCGCGCCGGATGCAAGGCTGCATCACGCGCAGGTTTTTGACGACCGCCCGATCACCAGCGCCGACCGTGTTGCGCGGGCCATCGACTGGTTGTCGGCAGACTGCGCGGTAATCGTTCTCAGTCTTGGGCTGGCTTCTGATCGGCGCGTGCTGCGACAAGCCTGCAAGGCGGCTTTGGCCCGGGGTTGTTCGCTGGTGGCGGCATCGCCTTCGCGTGGCGGCCCTTGCTGGCCTGCGGCCTATCCCGGTGTCATCGCCGCGACCGGCGACGCGCGCTGTGGTTGGCCGGATCTGTCACTGCTACCCGACGGCGTGATCGGCGCGTGGTGCGCCTCGCCCGAACATGGCGGAACAGGCATGGGTGGGGCCAGCCTGGCCGCTGCACGCGTGGCCGGCCATCTGGCCGCCGGCTTTGCCGAGGCAGGGTCAGATCCGTTCCAATGGCTGGCCAAGCACGCGCGCCATATCGGGCCTGAGCGGCGGCTGGCCGCCGTTCCCGCCCGATGA
- the peaD gene encoding quinohemoprotein amine dehydrogenase subunit beta: MALQLTRTAAAIAALMGMTLPAIAKDFLMVPVRPNKLVVVDAAAMSVDKVITLTDAGPLPQLPVVNADGTRAYVLMNKLESIAIVDLMSGETINRIDMTTADERVKGMFGMDLSPDGTTLAVYQSPVKMLADEFQVQPTRLAFYDAETGALKSTAEVPRQITLIAWSSDGQKIYGMGRHMYVFDATGKQIEDKPIHGWQTEKYSQPDVLDVWSQFEQADVIATPFYAARLDLAADDPTAFRTGILTQDLTSGELKMQEVEVADIFYFSTAVSPTDKNRVYGAYNFLSSFDLEASAPIKRVPLPHSYYSVNLSSDGKTVYLGGAMGDVAAYDAETLERTGEVMMPDGAAISLASVRVFQRAE, translated from the coding sequence ATGGCCCTGCAATTGACACGAACCGCCGCCGCCATCGCCGCGCTGATGGGCATGACGCTGCCCGCCATCGCCAAGGATTTCCTGATGGTGCCGGTGCGACCGAACAAGCTGGTCGTTGTCGATGCCGCCGCCATGTCCGTCGACAAGGTGATCACACTGACCGATGCAGGCCCGCTGCCGCAACTGCCGGTCGTCAACGCAGATGGCACGCGCGCCTATGTCTTGATGAACAAGCTGGAAAGCATCGCCATCGTCGATCTGATGTCAGGCGAGACGATCAACAGGATCGACATGACCACCGCCGACGAACGGGTCAAGGGCATGTTTGGCATGGATCTGTCGCCCGATGGCACGACGCTGGCTGTCTATCAAAGCCCGGTGAAAATGCTGGCCGATGAATTTCAGGTCCAACCGACGCGGCTGGCGTTTTACGACGCGGAAACAGGTGCGTTGAAATCCACCGCCGAGGTGCCGCGCCAGATCACCCTGATTGCATGGTCCAGTGATGGCCAAAAGATCTACGGCATGGGCCGCCACATGTATGTCTTTGACGCGACTGGCAAACAGATCGAGGACAAGCCCATCCACGGTTGGCAGACCGAGAAATATTCCCAACCCGATGTGCTGGATGTGTGGTCGCAATTTGAACAGGCCGACGTGATCGCGACGCCGTTCTACGCTGCGCGTCTGGATCTGGCAGCAGATGATCCGACCGCGTTCCGCACCGGCATCCTGACGCAGGACCTGACCAGCGGCGAATTGAAGATGCAAGAGGTCGAGGTTGCGGATATCTTCTATTTCTCGACCGCCGTCAGCCCGACCGACAAGAACCGCGTCTATGGCGCCTATAACTTCCTGTCGAGCTTTGACCTTGAAGCCTCGGCCCCGATCAAGCGCGTGCCCCTGCCCCACAGCTATTATTCGGTCAATCTGTCATCGGATGGAAAGACCGTCTATCTGGGCGGCGCAATGGGGGATGTGGCCGCATATGACGCCGAAACCCTGGAAAGAACCGGCGAGGTCATGATGCCGGACGGGGCGGCAATCTCGCTGGCCTCGGTCCGGGTGTTCCAACGGGCAGAGTGA
- the qhpC gene encoding quinohemoprotein amine dehydrogenase subunit gamma, with product MKHLTPANAKARQFTEAAAEGKEDEVVAMNSMVGCTTSFDPGWEVDAFGGVSNLCQPMEADLYGCADPCWWPAQVADTMNTYPGWSDDASDVGKDWRQLQSVFPKSKV from the coding sequence ATGAAACATCTGACCCCCGCGAATGCCAAGGCGCGCCAGTTCACGGAAGCTGCCGCCGAGGGCAAGGAAGACGAAGTGGTCGCCATGAACTCGATGGTCGGCTGCACAACATCCTTCGACCCCGGTTGGGAGGTCGACGCCTTTGGTGGTGTCAGCAACCTCTGCCAGCCGATGGAGGCAGACCTTTACGGCTGCGCCGATCCCTGCTGGTGGCCGGCGCAGGTGGCAGACACGATGAACACCTATCCCGGCTGGTCTGACGATGCCTCTGACGTGGGCAAGGACTGGCGGCAACTGCAATCCGTATTCCCGAAAAGCAAGGTGTGA
- the peaB gene encoding quinohemoprotein amine dehydrogenase maturation protein, with protein MGSLTLIPHNAHRVDVDGLAMLMHVPTTSLFEMDEVSRSVYELFRRVGVADAEMLRAELGEQFAPDALADCLQSLISLDILRDSADPGKPLTVQKVEDIPLSTIILNVNTGCNLACTYCYKEDLTTPAKGEKMSFETARAAIDLLLVQAASRDKVNVVFFGGEPLSNMPLIRQVVDYTEARVAELGKAVDFTLTTNATLLTEDLADWFDAHRFGLTVSMDGPRALHDKNRKTVGGRGTYDVVAGKVRMLLARYRSRPVGVRVTLTAGVTDVLAIHDHMINDLGFAEVGFGPATSGPIAVFNLQPDMLKSVFEDMKTLGRRYVDAAIRGENIGFSNMHQLLSDIAKGMKKAVPCGAGLGLLAVDKDGDLHLCHRFVGSNQPTYGNVTTGIDVPKLATFVETAQDRSAFGCKTCRIRSICAGGCYHESYARQNDPFAPVYHYCDLLRDWVDFGIEAYTRIMRANPSFFRAHLQPRSAA; from the coding sequence ATGGGTTCCCTGACACTAATTCCCCACAACGCCCACCGCGTCGATGTCGACGGGTTGGCCATGCTGATGCATGTACCGACAACCAGCCTGTTCGAGATGGATGAGGTCAGCCGCTCGGTCTATGAACTGTTCCGCCGGGTGGGCGTCGCCGATGCCGAAATGCTTCGCGCAGAACTGGGCGAACAGTTTGCGCCTGACGCGCTGGCCGACTGCCTGCAAAGCCTGATCTCGCTGGATATCCTGCGCGACAGTGCTGATCCGGGCAAACCGCTGACCGTACAGAAAGTCGAAGACATTCCACTGTCGACGATCATCCTGAACGTGAATACCGGCTGCAATCTGGCCTGCACCTATTGCTACAAGGAAGACCTGACCACGCCCGCAAAGGGCGAAAAGATGAGCTTTGAGACCGCCCGCGCGGCCATTGATCTTCTGCTGGTGCAGGCGGCGTCGCGCGACAAGGTGAATGTGGTGTTTTTCGGCGGTGAGCCCCTGTCGAACATGCCGCTGATCCGGCAGGTCGTGGATTACACCGAGGCCCGCGTGGCAGAACTGGGCAAGGCGGTGGATTTCACCCTGACAACCAATGCCACACTTCTGACCGAAGACCTTGCCGACTGGTTCGACGCGCACCGCTTTGGTCTGACCGTCAGCATGGACGGCCCCCGCGCGCTGCACGACAAGAACCGCAAGACCGTGGGCGGACGCGGCACCTATGACGTGGTGGCCGGCAAGGTCCGGATGTTGCTGGCGCGCTATCGCTCTCGCCCCGTGGGTGTGCGGGTCACGCTGACCGCCGGTGTGACCGACGTGCTGGCGATCCACGACCACATGATCAACGATCTGGGCTTTGCAGAGGTCGGCTTTGGCCCCGCGACCTCGGGTCCGATTGCCGTGTTCAACCTTCAGCCCGACATGCTGAAATCCGTCTTTGAGGATATGAAAACCCTAGGCCGGCGCTATGTTGACGCCGCGATCCGGGGCGAGAATATCGGTTTCTCAAACATGCATCAGCTGCTCTCCGATATCGCCAAGGGCATGAAAAAGGCCGTGCCCTGCGGCGCTGGTCTGGGGTTGCTGGCGGTCGACAAGGACGGCGATCTGCACCTGTGCCACCGCTTTGTCGGATCGAACCAGCCGACCTATGGCAATGTGACCACCGGGATCGACGTTCCGAAACTGGCCACCTTTGTCGAGACGGCGCAGGATCGCAGTGCCTTTGGCTGCAAGACCTGCCGCATCCGCTCTATCTGCGCGGGCGGTTGTTATCACGAAAGCTATGCGCGCCAGAACGATCCCTTCGCACCGGTCTATCACTATTGCGACCTGCTGCGCGATTGGGTCGATTTCGGGATCGAGGCCTATACCCGCATCATGCGCGCCAACCCGTCCTTTTTTCGCGCCCATCTTCAGCCCAGGAGTGCCGCCTGA
- the peaA gene encoding quinohemoprotein amine dehydrogenase subunit alpha: MHRTIFATLMTSAAFALATPAIADTGEEIVSNICAACHVQGDDGKYSRIDDGRRTPEAWEMNVVRMMRNYGVPLSDDEFVSVVRYLSDTRGLSVEETDGYRYILEQEPNASDTGVDQLMTETCGRCHSYARVALQRRTPEDWKKLINFHLGQFPSLEYQALARDRDWWAVANDQVLKELTERYVHGDNPAKSDADLSGEWRVAGRQPGRGTYDGTLTIAREGDGYTTSQTLNFANGDSETRNGQAYLYGAGEWRATMTSGDAELREVMALRDDGSMDGRWFHAEQSAMGGRIHAVRTDAAPQIISVAPDHVKAGETVEMRISGVGLSGDPVLPAGLTAEVVSSDAGAVVLTVTAAADATEGRAALGVGDASLADGVAVYSALDRVTVEPPMTYSRIGGNEGPIPKQPAIFDAVGWLNGPDGKPETEDDIRIGTLQAEWKVTDFDAAAAAMKDAEFAGQIDETGTFHPADAGPNPERVMGTNNTGNLAVIATVKDGDATLEGRGHLYATVQRFVDTPIR, encoded by the coding sequence ATGCACCGCACGATATTTGCGACCCTCATGACATCCGCCGCCTTTGCGCTGGCCACGCCCGCCATTGCCGACACTGGCGAAGAGATTGTCTCGAACATCTGCGCCGCCTGCCATGTGCAGGGCGATGATGGAAAATATTCCCGCATCGATGATGGTCGCCGCACCCCGGAGGCGTGGGAAATGAACGTGGTCCGGATGATGCGGAACTACGGTGTGCCGCTCAGCGATGACGAATTCGTCTCGGTCGTGCGCTATCTGTCGGATACGCGCGGGCTGTCGGTCGAGGAAACTGACGGCTACCGGTATATCCTTGAGCAGGAACCGAATGCCAGCGACACCGGCGTCGATCAATTGATGACCGAGACCTGCGGGCGTTGCCATTCCTATGCTCGCGTGGCGTTGCAGCGGCGGACGCCCGAGGATTGGAAAAAGCTGATCAACTTCCATCTGGGGCAGTTTCCTTCGCTTGAGTATCAGGCGCTGGCGCGTGATCGCGACTGGTGGGCCGTTGCCAATGATCAAGTGCTGAAGGAACTGACCGAACGCTATGTGCACGGCGACAATCCGGCGAAATCCGATGCGGATCTGTCTGGCGAATGGCGCGTTGCAGGTCGGCAGCCGGGACGCGGCACCTATGACGGCACGCTGACGATTGCCCGCGAGGGTGACGGCTATACCACCAGCCAAACCCTGAATTTCGCAAATGGCGACAGCGAGACGCGCAATGGCCAGGCCTATCTCTATGGTGCGGGCGAATGGCGCGCGACGATGACATCGGGTGACGCTGAACTGCGCGAGGTCATGGCGCTGCGCGATGACGGTTCAATGGATGGCCGTTGGTTCCACGCCGAACAAAGCGCAATGGGTGGTCGCATTCATGCGGTCAGAACCGACGCCGCGCCGCAGATCATCTCGGTCGCGCCCGATCATGTGAAAGCCGGTGAAACGGTCGAAATGCGCATCTCTGGTGTCGGGCTAAGTGGCGATCCGGTGTTGCCGGCAGGACTGACCGCCGAGGTGGTCAGCAGTGATGCGGGTGCCGTCGTGCTGACGGTAACGGCTGCCGCAGATGCAACCGAAGGCCGCGCCGCCCTGGGCGTTGGCGATGCCAGTCTGGCAGACGGCGTGGCGGTCTATTCCGCGCTGGACCGGGTGACGGTCGAGCCACCGATGACCTATTCGCGCATTGGCGGCAATGAGGGGCCGATCCCGAAACAGCCCGCTATCTTTGATGCGGTTGGCTGGCTGAACGGCCCAGACGGCAAGCCCGAAACCGAGGATGATATTCGCATCGGCACCTTGCAGGCAGAGTGGAAGGTCACGGATTTCGACGCCGCCGCCGCTGCGATGAAGGATGCGGAGTTTGCCGGGCAGATCGACGAAACCGGCACCTTCCATCCCGCCGATGCAGGGCCCAATCCAGAACGGGTGATGGGCACCAACAATACCGGAAATCTGGCCGTTATCGCGACGGTCAAGGATGGCGACGCGACGCTGGAAGGACGCGGGCACCTTTACGCCACCGTTCAGCGCTTTGTCGACACTCCGATCCGCTGA